A genomic window from Syntrophorhabdaceae bacterium includes:
- a CDS encoding putative toxin-antitoxin system toxin component, PIN family yields the protein MYLSPALLREYRDTPLELFRKGKIDQLGFKALIAGIAALVTKAKLIAPQKKFVICRDPADNMVLDCCYAAKADILITGDKDLLDIRDLPFALRILRPRDFIKAG from the coding sequence ATATATTTATCGCCCGCACTTCTTCGGGAGTATCGCGATACACCCCTCGAATTATTTCGTAAAGGAAAAATCGATCAACTTGGGTTCAAGGCGTTGATTGCAGGGATCGCGGCCCTTGTAACAAAAGCGAAGCTCATTGCCCCGCAGAAGAAGTTCGTCATTTGTAGAGACCCGGCAGATAATATGGTTCTCGATTGCTGCTATGCGGCAAAGGCGGATATTCTCATAACCGGCGACAAAGATCTCCTCGACATAAGGGACCTGCCCTTTGCATTGAGAATATTGAGACCACGCGACTTTATAAAAGCCGGATAA
- a CDS encoding DNA-deoxyinosine glycosylase has protein sequence MQRRTIRIPSKIKSLKPIIAGNAKILILGTMPSEIALQKGQYYANPRNQFWKILYDVFGKKIEDRYENRIKFIKKHCIALWDILKSCDREGSTDSKIKNAIPNNCKVLYKKGPNIKSIIFNGKKSQTLFDKHCERCENLQYHRLPSTSSANTRLTYEEKLERWMIIKQLTCKREKRS, from the coding sequence TTGCAACGGAGAACAATTCGCATACCAAGTAAAATAAAATCTTTAAAGCCTATCATCGCTGGGAATGCTAAAATATTGATACTTGGCACCATGCCTAGTGAAATTGCGTTACAAAAAGGACAGTATTACGCAAATCCCAGGAATCAATTTTGGAAGATTCTTTACGATGTATTCGGAAAGAAAATAGAAGACCGCTACGAAAACAGAATTAAATTTATTAAAAAACATTGTATAGCACTTTGGGACATACTGAAATCTTGTGACAGAGAGGGCAGTACTGATTCTAAAATTAAAAATGCGATCCCAAACAACTGCAAAGTATTGTACAAAAAAGGCCCAAACATAAAATCAATTATTTTTAACGGAAAAAAATCTCAAACGTTATTCGATAAGCATTGCGAAAGATGTGAAAACCTTCAATATCATCGTTTGCCATCCACAAGTTCAGCCAACACTCGATTAACGTATGAAGAAAAACTGGAACGATGGATGATTATTAAGCAACTCACTTGCAAGCGAGAAAAGAGATCATGA